TATTTTTAGAGGTATCGAACAAGATAATTTTTCAGTTCTTAATTTTTATGTTGCTCGTGCTAATAGGATCATTCCTGCTTTAGCGCTACTTTGCTTAGTATTATTAGTATTTGGCTGGTTTTACCTCACACCCTTAGAATACAGATCATTAGGTAAACATGCCGCTAGTAGCGTAGGGTTTTTGTCTAATTTTGTCTATTGGTCAGAAGCGGGTTATTTTGATGCCGCTTCTCATGAGAAATGGCTATTACATACTTGGTCGCTATCGGTTGAATGGCAATTTTATATTATATATCCATTAATACTCTTAGCGTTACGTAGGTTCTTATCTATAAAGGCTTTAAAGTTATTAATTATAGTAGGCACCGTAGGTGGCTTCATCTTCTCTGCTATTGCTACTTACAAATGGCCAAGTGCATCCTACTATCTTTTTCCAATGAGAGCTTGGGAGATGATGATAGGTGGTATCGCCTACCTTTATCCTTTTAAAGTACAAGAGAATAAAAAGCGAATTATAGAATGGACAGGTTTGATTTTAGTTATTGGCTCTTACTTTCTAATATCAGCAGAAAATCCTTGGCCTGGGTATTTAGCTATATTTCCTGTTGTAGGCTCGTTTTTAATTTTACAAGCGCAACGTGACGACAGTATAGTTACTGGTAATGTTGTCTCTCAAAAGCTAGGCTCTTGGTCTTACTCAATCTACCTATGGCATTGGCCTTTGGTCGTTGCCATTTACTTGTTCTCACTACCTACTTACTATATTTATATAGGTATGGCGCTTTCAGTACTGCTTGGCTTCTTAAGTTACAAATATATTGAAAAAATTAAGTTTCAAAGAAGCTTTCCTACTCTTTTAAGTTACTTAAAGAGTAAGCCAATATATATAGCGGGTATTGTTGGTATTTTAGCAGCTACCTTAGTTATAGAGGATGAGACAGTCAGAAGCTATCGTATGTCACCTCAACAAATAGCATTTGTTGATAGTATGGAAAGAGGGAATTATGAGTGCTTTGACAAACCATACCAACATCTTATAGAGAGTGAGTTTTGCACAGTAACGGAAGGTAAAGAGAAGCTTTTAGCTTTTGGAGACAGCCATTCCTATTCACTATTACCCGCAATTGAGAATTTAGCTAAAAATAATAAATTACAGCTTACATACACCGGATATAGTGGGTGTCCCCCTCTTGTAGATACTTATGTGAAACGGGATGACCAAGAAGAAAAGTCGTGCTATGAGTTAAATAATAAAATAAAAGAAAATATTTTGAGTGGCGTCTACGACTATGTACTCTTATCTGCAAGATGGACATACTATACAGAAGGCAACTACGAGAATCCTGACATTCAGTTTATTTATAATGATGCCAATCAAAGTGTAAGTCAGGAAAATTCAATCGAAGTATTCAAGTCAAGTGTTAAAGAGACTTTTGCAGAGTACGCAAAAAGCGATTCTGATATATACGTTATGCTTCAAGTACCTTTACAAGAGAATAAGCCTGATAAAATACTTTTTAATTCGTCAGAAAATAAGGCAACTAACATTGAAGAGCTAAATAGAAACTCTATTTCTACAGAAAAACATAATAATTTTCAGAAAAAGACCAATGATATAATCAATGAAGAAGCAGATCTTTATGCGAATATTAATGTTATAGACCCTACAGCTGCTATGTGTAATAAAGACAACTGTCCAGTTGGAGATATAGAAAGTTCATATTACTTTGATAATGACCATTTGTCTATTGTAGGAAGTTTGAGGCTAGAGGGTTGGTTAGAAGATACTATGATTTCTAAATGACAAAATTATTATACTAGAAGACCAGTTTCTCAGTGGTAACCTTCTCTCCCAGACGTTAGGATAATCATCCCTAAAAGTAAAAACTAAACCGTCCCAAGTATGGGCAATGGCGGCTTCACACCATAAAAGATCAACTTAGGCGGCTTAACTTTATTTGATTAGTGTTTTATGGTTGGGGAAATTGCCTACTCAGTACTATTTTATAGAAAAGAAGACTTTAGTAGGCCTTTAAACTTATGAAATTCAGAAAAGATATCAATGGCTTAAGAGCCTTTGCCGTTATTGCGGTAGTCCTGTTTCACTTCAATGCCGCTTGGATGCCGGGTGGTTTTGCTGGTGTTGATGTCTTTTTCGTCATCTCCGGTTTTTTGATGACTAGCATTATCTTTAGAGGTATCGAACAGCAAGACTTCTCTATTGCAAAGTTCTATATCGCTCGAGGCAATAGAATCATTCCCGCATTAGCGCTACTTTGTGTGGTGCTATTGGTATTTGGTTGGTTTTATTTGACCCCATTAGAATATAAAGCCTTAGGTAAACACGCTGCTCGTACTATTGGTTTTGTATCCAACCACACTTACCTAAAAGAAGCAGGCTATTTTGAAGCGGCCTCTCATGAAAAATGGTTACTACATAGCTGGTCATTATCGGTTGAATGGCAGTTTTATATCATCTATCCATTGATACTATTGGGTTTGCGCAAACTGGTATCACTCAATACTATGAAGCTATTACTGGTATTTGGGACGATTGTCGGTTTTATCTATTGCGTATTTGTGAGTTACTCTACTCCAAACGCTGCTTATTACTTATTACCTGCTAGAGCTTGGGAGATGATGATAGGCGGGGTAGCTTATCTATATCCATTTAAACTATCAGAACCACGAAAGAAAGGGCTAGAATTACTAGGTTTAGCTCTGATCATTGGCTCTTGTTTTTGGATATCAGCAGAAAATGCTTGGCCAGGTTATCTGGCGCTATTTCCAGTACTAGGTTCGTTCTTTATCATTCAAGCACAGCGCAACGACAGTTTGCTTACTGGCAACTTTGTTTTCCAAAAAATAGGTGCTTGGTCTTATTCCATTTATCTTTGGCATTGGCCTATTGTAGTTTTTATTTATAGGGCCTCGTTAGATTCGTTTTATATCTATCTTGGAATGGGACTATCTATTTTTTTAGGCTATCTCAGTTATAAGTACGTCGAGAGAGCCAAGTTAGCTTCATATAGTCAGTGGAAGAATTTATGGCGAGTCAAGCCACTTTATATATTGTTGGCTACTTTTGCATTAGGAACATTGATTTATAAATCTGAGGGTGCCGATATAGATAGGCGCGCTGGAGCTAACTCAGAACAAGCAAAATTTTTGGATTACTATACCACTCAGCACCAAAACTTAGATGAAACCTATTGGCTAAAGTGTAATTCCTATTCTGCTTTAGAAGAAACAGGAACTACTGATATAGATCCTAGTTGTATCACTAAAAAAGGTCATGGCGGTATATTTCTTTGGGGTGATTCTCATGCTGAAGCGCTATCTTTTGGTTTAAGAGAGCTTGCAGAAGCGCAAAACATACCTTTTTATCAAAAGACTTCAGCAGGCTGTATAGTCTCGCTAAGTGAGACTGATAAGCAGACAGGATTAGGCAAAAAAGCTTGTGACTCTTCTAATAAGTTAGCTCTACAAAGTATTAAAAAGCTTAATCCTACTTTAGTAGTTATTGCGCAAGCCAACAGTCATGAAGAGCAAGACTGGCAACAAATAAGTGCTAAAGTAGCATCAATAGCTGACACAAAAATAATAGTGGTTGGACCTGTGTCTCAGTGGCAGCCCTCTCTACCAGACATTATGATCAAACCTAAAAACTGGAAGAGTAAACCACAAATGATAGCTGATAATGGCTTAGATTTAGATATGATAGCTACCGATCAGATAATGAAGAGCCGCAATGAAAACGGCTATAAATACATATCATTAATTGACCAGCTGTGTGAAGAGCATAAAGATGAAGAGGTATACTATTGCAAAGTGCTTGCTGATGATGGAGAGTTGCTACAGGTTGATTATGGTCATCTAAGTAAATCGGGATCTTTGCTCGTAGTTAACGAGATTCTAGCAGAGCCTTTATTAAACCTATATAACAAGTAAAACTTTAGGTTGTTTTCAATGTTCTGTACTCTTTATCGCTGCCAAATCCGGCATCGGCGGCAACTCATCCAAATGACTTAGTCCAAAAGCATCTAAAAACTGCGGCGTCGTATGTAGCAACGCTGGACGCCCTAAAGTATCTTTGTAACCTTCCTCTTTAATCCAGCCTTTATCAAACAGTTGCCGTAATATATTACTCGATAAAGTCACCCCGCGCACGTATTCAATATCGCTACGAGTAACCGGCTGCTTATAAGCTATTACGCTTAGGGTCTCTAGCAACGCCTGACTTAGACGCTGTTGGCGCTGCGGAAACACCCGCTGAATCAGGGCGCTATAACTATCAGCTATTTGCAAGCGATAGCCACTAGCGGTTTCATTTAGACTAAGTACGCCATCACTTAGGCGCTGCTGTAACAGTACCAACGACTGCTCTAACTCTGCTGTCGATAGCGATAAATGCTTTTTTATCGCATTGGCTGTGAGCGGAGTTTCAGAGGCGTGCAATAGTACTTCAATATGTCGGCTATGCGCTTCGGCATTATGGATATCATTGTTGTTTGCCATGCTGGGTTTGCTCTTTATCATTACACCAACCACTCTAGCTTTGACTCACTAATTTGCTTGTGGTTTTCGGTTTTTGTAGGGTGCGTTCCACGCACCAACGCATAAATATGAAAAATATTTCTTTCTATAAACATAGTTTTATGTTCATTTGTTTTTCAAATAACGCTTTTGTATTCAAAATCCAACTCTTAAGTGGTGCGCCGGGCGCACCCTACAATAAGTTAATTTAAGCAAAATATTTTGTATACATTGCAAATGTTGTAGGGTAGCACAGCATACTACACCAACCACTCTAACTGTAGCTGGTTACTATCTTCATGGGTAGCACTTTCCATCACTCCAACCAATTGCCGTTTCATAAGCTCTAACACCGCCACAAAGCTAACTACCACACCGATTTTGCCTTGCGATTTATCTAGTAATGCAAAGAAAGGTAGCGAACCGTTACTACTCAATTGACGGCTGATACTAGCGATACGATCAGATAGAGGGATAGCATCAACCTTGATCGTGTGCATCTGGTAATCGGGCTGTAATTGCATTTTAAAAAGGCTGTCTATCAGTAAGTTGGGCGAATAGCTTGGCAGCTCAGCATTCATGATGCTTTGGTCGGGGATGCTGACTAGCGATAAGAATACGTCACGCTCAAGGCGCACTAGACTGTCTAAGCGCTGGCTGGCTGACTTAATCTGCGCATAGGCCTCTAAACGCTCAATCAGTTCAGCTTTTGGATCACGCTCATCATGCGGTGCTTGCGGTTTGGGTAATAGCAGCTCGGTTTTGATAGCAATCAAGGTCGAGGCCATCAGTAGATAATCGCCCGCCAACTCAAAATGCTCATGACTTAAGCCTTCGATATAAGCTAAGTACTGCTCAGTGATCGGCAGAATGGGCATTTGAGTCAGATCAACGTTGTTCTTTTTGACCAAATACAATAAAAAGTCCAGCGGCCCGGCAAATTGCTCTAGCCAAATAGCAAAAGCGCCAGGGGGTATGTATAAATCCTCTGGCAACTGCTGCACGGGCGTTTGGTAGATACGAATGCTATCAATGCTATCAGGCTCATGATTAATGGCAGCATTGTTAGCAGGATAGCTCGGACTGATCTGCATTAGCTATTTAAGCTTAGCAAGCGGGCGAATCCCAATAGCACGGCGAGTCTTATCCAATTGCTTACGGCTATGACGGCGGGCTTTATCCGCACCCATTTGCAGTATCTCTTCTAACTCTTTGGGATTGTCCATCAGCTGTTGATAACGCTCACGGAAGGGCGCAATCTCGCTATTAATTTTGTCAAATAACACTTGCTTGGCATCACCCCAGCCGATACCTGCGGCGTACTGGGCACGCATATCGGCAATCTCTGCTGGCGTGGCAAAAGCTTTATAAATCTCAAACAGCGCCGAATCATCAGGATCTTTGGGCTCATCTGGCAACTGCGAGTTGGTGACGATTTTCATGATGGCTTTATGCATCTGCTTCTCAGAGCTTACTTGCGGATTGATCTCACCAAACAGCGGGATAGTATTAGCATAGCTTTTACTCATTTTGCGCCCATCAAGCCCTGTTAGTAGCGGAATATCATCATCGACAACCGCACTTGGTAGGGTAAATAGCGACTTATATCTATGGTTGAAAGTACCGGCGATATCTCGTGCCATCTCGATATGCTGAACTTGATCACGGCCCACAGGAACATGAGTGGCATTGAACATCAAAATATCAGCTGCCATTAGCACCGGATAGCCAAACAGTCCCATAGTGACGCCCTGATCAGGATCGACGTCGTCCTTTTCCATATTGATGTCAACGGCTGCTTTATAGGCGTGGGCACGGTTCATCAGCCCTTTAGCACAGGAGCAGTTTAAGATCCAAGCGAGCTCTGGTATCTCAGCGATGTCAGATTGACGATAAAAAGTCACCCGCTCAGGGTCAAGGCCACAGGCGATCCAAGTGGCGGCGATGGCTTTGGTAGATTCATGAATAACAGCCGGGTCATAGCAGCCAATAATGCCGTGATAGTCTGCCAAAAAGAAAAACGCCTCATGATCGCTATTTTGGATAGACTGAATCGCTGGGCGAATGGCACCGACATAATTACCTAGATGCGGAATACCGGTAGGCTTGATGCCGGTTAAAATACGTTTGCTTTCTGAACTAGGAGCGGCATTTGCAGGCACGGCGGCATTATTATTACTCATGAAAAATCCATTATTTATTGTAGAAGCTAAAAGTTAAGGCTATAAAAGGTTAAAAAGGGCGACTTACCGAATACGAAGGATAAATTATAACAAATCTAGCGCTAGGCATATCACTTATAAATATCAGTACGTCCCTCAGGGCCATTTTTAAAGCGTTTATGAAACCACATCCACTGAGTAGGATCAATACGAATCAGCCCTTCTAGAATCTCATTAACCCGAGTAGCATCAGCGACCTCATCCTGCGAGGGATAATTAACCAGCGCCGGCGTAATGGTCAAATGATAATGTGGACGTTTACCGCTGGGCAGGCTATCGGGGGTTTGCCGATAGGTATGTAACGCCATTACGGCTGGAGGATGCTGTTTGCTGCCCATTTTTGCCAAGCGCCGCGGCGTAGTAATTGTAGCCGCCGGAACCCCAAAGAAGGGCGCCATTACCCCTTGCTTCAGTCCATAGTCCTGATCAGGGGAGTACCAAATAACATGGCCTGATTTGATAGAGTTGACCAAACTGCGCATATCCCGGCTGGAGATTTGCTTACCAAAGATAGTGGTACGGCCATTATAGATAAACCAGTCAAGGAGCGCATTATTCTGGGGTCGATACATACAGTCAGTAGCGAAAAACTGAGTACAAAGCAGGCCTCCCAAATCTAACATGGTGTAATGGGCTCCCAATAAAATAACAGCGCGGCCTTCATTTTGAGCATTTACTAAGTGTTGTAGTCCCGATATAGAAACCGTGCGGGTAAATACGTTGGGACGAAACCAAGCGCATAGAGTTTCAAATACGCCGATACCTTGATTGACAAAGACTTGTTTGGCCATCAGCTCGCGTTCAGCTGCTGGCTTTTCAGGAAAGGCCAAGCCTAAGTTAATTAAAGTATCACGGCGCCGCGAGCCTGCTAGCTTGTAAATTAATATACCGAGCTTACGCCCTAGCCAAAACTGCCAACGCAAAGGCAAATAAATCAGCGGCATGATAATAGCAAAGAGTAGCCAAAACCCCCAATATTTAGGCAACAAAAACTGCCACTGAAAGGGTTTTTTAGGCGCTTCAGCGGTCCGCTTTTGGGTTTGCTTGATGGTCGGGGTGCCAGCAGCAATGGCAGGGGATTTAATAGGCTTGCCCTGCGGTGACGACTGTTCTGGCGAATCCTGTTTGGATTTTTTGGGATCAAATAATTCGGGCGCTTTCATAATAAGGGAGCTGATAATAAAAGTTGCTATTATGATGGGGTAGCTGGGCTGGCTTTACAAGGTGAATTTAAAGCTGTTTTGATGAAGTTTTGCTGCGTAAAACGCACGCTAGGCAACGGTAAATATATCTGTACGAGCAATTATTAACCAACCATCAGCCACAAAAAAACCTTATAAGCTGTGACCAACTTATAAGGTTCTGCAAATCTATTACTTTATCTACTCCGCTAGCTTTGATACCAAAGTAATAGCGGTAAATAGATAAAAAATAGCTTTGATTAACGTTTGGAGAATTGTGGACGTTTACGTGCTTTACGTAGACCCACTTTCTTACGTTCAACTTTACGTGGATCACGAGTTACAAAGCCAGCTGCTTTTAGAGCAGGCTTTAGAGTCTCGTCAGCTTCGATAAGAGCGCGAGTGATGCCATGACGAATGGCACCAGCTTGACCACTAATACCACCACCAGCGACAGTAACGTATAAGTCATAGTCGTTAGTAGAGTCTAATAGTTCTAATGGCTGACGAACAACCATGCGTGAAGTTTCACGGCTAAAATATTCATCAAGTGGCTTACCGTTAACAACGATGCTACCAGTACCTTTTGATAAAAAGACACGAGCGGTAGAAGTCTTGCGGCGACCAGTTCCGTAATTGCGTTCCATAAGTATATCCTTAGATGTCTAGTTCTTTAGGTTGCTGGGCTTCATGTGGATGCTCAGTACCCGCATAAAGTTTCAGCTTCTTGATCATCGCATAGCCAAGAGGACCTTTTGGAAGCATGCCCTTAACTGCTTTGTGTAGAACATCTTCAGGCTTATGTGCAATCAGCTTGGTGAAGTTGGTTTCTTTGATACCGCCTGGGTAGCCGCTGTGACGATAATATTTCTTATCTTGAGCTTTTTTACCAGTAACAGCAATCTTTTCGGCATTGATGACCACAATATAGTCACCAGTGTCAACGTGCGGAGTAAAAGAAGCCTTATGCTTACCGCGTAGGCGATGAGCGATTTGGCTAGCTAGGCGACCAAGGGTTTTGCCGTCAGCATCGACAACGTACCAGTCATGGGTCACTTCAGCTGGTTTTGCACTAAGTGTTTTCATGATAAAACCTTAAAATTAAAATTCGTTGAGAGTTTGTCTGGGAACGGGGCTCTCAAAAAACAGACTGCACATTATAAGCAGTAGCGTCTAAGCATGCAAGCTGCATTGTGGTTTATTTTAGCCTGCCGAGTATTAAACAGCTACATTTGGCAGTTTTTAGTCAAAATTTGTAAATTGACGGCTATTATATCATAGCGACTCGCCCGCTAGGTTAATAAAAAAGCTTAAAGCAAAAATTATTAAGATGAAATACTTATGGCGATGAGGGTTAAGACTAGTTTTGCTAGGACCAAGACTATTATGACCAAGACTGTTATGATAAAGAGTGTAATTAAAAATTAAGGGCTCAGTTGATAAAGTCCAGCGACCACTTGACCTACTTTAGTCTGTTTTATGCACTCAAAGCCATTTGGCTTTTGCACTGTCAAAACGGTTTCCATAGAGACGACCCACTGCTGTAAATGCTCAGTCAAATCCTTATCAGCTTCAATATAAATCAGCGTAGTGTTATCAATCAATTCAGCCCTTAGCAGCGCAGTCAAAATAGGCTGCCATAAATCAGCTGCATAAGGCGGGTCAATAAAGACGATATCAAAGGTCGGGTTGCCAGTAGAGTTATTAACACTACTTATTTCATGCTCTGAGCTTTGATTGAACGGATTTAATTGATCGAGCACTTGCTCCGCTGGGCCATATAACACCTGATAACTAGCACTATCGAGGGACAGTTGCTCAGCGCTTTTACGGAGCATTTGGCTCTGCGCTTGATTGGCTTCAATAAAGGTACAGTGCGCCGCCCCGCGTGATAAAGCCTCAAATCCTAAGACGCCGCTACCTGCACAGCTATCTAGCACTCGTGCGCCGTGCAAGTCATTTAATAACCAGTTAAATAAGGTTTCACGCAAACGATCCGGGGTAGGGCGTAGGCCTTCAGCGTCAATAAAGGACACCACTCGCCGTTTAAATTGACCACCTATAATGCGTACATTGCCGACCGCTGAGTTTTTATTTTTAGCGGCTGCTTTTGGCTTACGTTGCCGTGCTGGGGATCTTTTGGCCATAATGACTGCTCTGTTACTGCGGTTTTAATATTATATTTACGATTTTATTCATTGGTTTTATTTATTGATTTTATTCATGGCTTGGCGCTGTCGTTGACTGTGCTTGCTCTTTAAGCGCTGCTTGTTGATCACGGATAGCATCACGTTTGGCTTTTTCTAAGGCTTTTTGCCGTTTGATAACTTTTAGTTGGTCCGCATTAGGGGGCAAGATAGGGTTTTGGTTACGTTGCAGCACCCAATAGTCAAAGAGCGCCCGTCCAATAGGGGCGGCCACCGCACTACCACCGCCGCCATTTTCGACCAAGACCGCTAGCGCAATCTCTGGATTTTCAACCGGTGCAAAGCCGTTGAACCAAGCATGATCCCAGTGGCGTTTATCGAGGGCAGACTTATCATAGCTCTTACCTTGGGCAATAGATTTTACTTGGGCGGTACCGGTTTTGCCAGCGATACGGTAGCGATCGGTATAAATACCGCGCGCCGTGCCTCTCTTAACCGTATCTTCCATGGCATCCTGCATACGTACCCAGTCGCTATCCTGACCGTTATAATCGATTTTGCCATCAGGTTTTTCGATTACCTCAACCTGAGCCGCACCTTCACTACGTTTTAATAAATGCGGGGTAATATGATGGCCTTTATTGGCGGTCATAGCGGTAGCATTAGCCACTTGTAGCGGGGTTGCCAAAAAATAACCCTGACCGATACTCACGGATATAGTCTCACCGGGTAACCAGTCTTTATTATAAGTGTCTTTTTTCCACTGCGGTGACGGCATAATACCCGCCTTTTCATGCGGCAAGTCGATACCGGTTTCTTCACCAAAACCGAAGCGCACCATCCAATCATGTAAACGCTGAATCCCCATCTCATAAGCCAGTTTATAATAATAAGTATCGACCGACATCACGATAGACTTTTTTAGATCTACCGTACCATGACCGCCACGCTTCCAGTCACGAAAGCGATGGCTATCACCCGGCAAACTAAAATAGCCGGGGTCATAAATAGTGGTATCCCAGTTGCGCAGTCCATAATGAATACCGCCTAAACCCTCAAAAGGCTTGATAGTAGAGCCGGGTGGATAGGTCCCTTGCAGCGCTCGGTTATAAAGCGGCTCATCAGGATCTTCGCGCAGCGCCCCATAATCCTTAAAGGAAATACCGGAGATAAAGGGGTTAGGGTCGTAGCTTGGATTACTAACAAAGGCCAGTACATCACCATTTCTCGGATCAATGGCGACAATAGCACCGCGCCGACCGTCCAGTTGCTGCTGAGCAACGGTTTGCAGTCCATAATCTAAGCTTAAAGTAATATCGTTACCAGCGGTGGGCGGCTGGGTATCTAATTGGCGCAGAATATTGCCATGAGCATCAGTTTCAACCGATTGATAGCCTGGTTGCCCTAGTAGGATATCTTCATAATGCTTTTCGATACCGATTTTCCCGATAAGGTCGGTGCCAGCGTAGCGATCCTTATTGATTTGCTTGGTCTCTTTATCATTGATACGGCCCACATAGCCAATGACATGGGCAAATAGCTCATCATAAGGATACGAACGGGTCAGTTTGCTCTGGATAGTTACCCCGCGAAAGAAGGGTTTACGCTCGCTAAACTGCGCCAGCTGGGCTTCGGTTAGATCTATTTTAATAGTCACAGCATCGTTTTTACTTTTGCTCAAACGAGCCAATATATCGGTGATATCAGTCTCAGTTAAATCAAAGATAGGCGCCAGTAAAGCTAAAGTACGCTCAGGATCTTTGGCCTCATTTGGGCTGAGCATCGCCGTAAAAACCGGCTTATTATCTGCCAATAAAATACCGTTGCGATCATAAATATAGCCTCGGCTTGGAGGCGCTGAGATCAGTTTTATACGGTTGTTTTCGGCCTGAGTTTGATATTTTTCATGTTCATAGAGCTGCAAATAACCATAACGCAGCAACAGAACGGTTAGACCCAAAAATATGATAACGCCTAAAACAAGCACTCGCTGAATAAAGATGCGATTGATATGTTCAGTTTCTGAGGCTAAAGGCTTATTCATGTAAATTCAGTATTCATAATGGTAATGGCATAATAATAGATAGGAACAATAAAAACAGGAACAATAAAAACAGAAACGATAAAAACAGAAACGATAAAAACAGGATAAAAGCAGAAACAGTAGCAGTAGGTAAGATAGAGTTTATAAGGGGTGTAGATTGATAACTATAAATTATAGCAGAATAGTCTAGAGCCTGTATAGAACTAGGCCTATAACTGAGTATAGAACTTAAATCGAGCTGGGCATGGAATTTGGCTTGGGACTTGAAGCGGAACTCAACGAGTATCACTGGGCAGCCGAGAGCTGATAACGGAAGCTGATAATGAGCGATCTCATAGCCCAAAATACGGCCTTCAATTAACCGCTAGCAAAGTATGCTACTAATAGTCATAAGTTGTAGCGGCTCAAGAAGTGCTAAATAATGACAAGTATGCTAAAATCACTCGATTTATTTTAGCCTATATTTCTAATAATAAGTCATCTTTGTCAAGTGCTTATGATAAGTACGCTGGTTTATTACTGATAGAGTGAAAACATCGCCAAAGTAACGATAATCGGTCAATAATAATGGCCAAGTTAGGGGCACCAACAGTCATGTTCGCAACTATATGGCAGACGCTCGCCGAGCATCCAGAATTCTTTGCTATGCTGACCATTCCGCCAGTGACTGCATTTGTTACTTGGGCGCACGTATGGATGGCGCTAAAGATGCTATTTCACCCCATTAAGTTTTGGGGGATTCGCATTCCTAACTTTCCTTTTTTTGGCTTACCTGGCATCGGCTGGCAAGGCATCGTCCCCCGTAAAGCGGGCAAAATATCTGGGGTTATTGTCGATCAAACGCTATCCAAGCTGGGCTCACTCGACGAGTTTTTTCAAGCTATGGAGCCTGAAGAAATGGCGGTTTTTATCACCGATACGGTCGATGAAAATTTAGAATCGCTCATTGATGAGATCATGTTGGAACACTCTGGAGCTTTGTGGGGCAGTCTTCCTTACGCCGTGAAGCGCCGTATCTATGCTCAAGCTCATCAAGAGTTGCCGGAGATTATGCAGTCTTTGGTGGTCGATTTGACCTATAATGTCGAAGACTTGGTTGATATGCGCCAGATGATTGTCAATAAGATGGAAAGTGATCGCAAGTTGATGGTCAATATGTT
This sequence is a window from Psychrobacter jeotgali. Protein-coding genes within it:
- the mrdA gene encoding penicillin-binding protein 2, producing MNKPLASETEHINRIFIQRVLVLGVIIFLGLTVLLLRYGYLQLYEHEKYQTQAENNRIKLISAPPSRGYIYDRNGILLADNKPVFTAMLSPNEAKDPERTLALLAPIFDLTETDITDILARLSKSKNDAVTIKIDLTEAQLAQFSERKPFFRGVTIQSKLTRSYPYDELFAHVIGYVGRINDKETKQINKDRYAGTDLIGKIGIEKHYEDILLGQPGYQSVETDAHGNILRQLDTQPPTAGNDITLSLDYGLQTVAQQQLDGRRGAIVAIDPRNGDVLAFVSNPSYDPNPFISGISFKDYGALREDPDEPLYNRALQGTYPPGSTIKPFEGLGGIHYGLRNWDTTIYDPGYFSLPGDSHRFRDWKRGGHGTVDLKKSIVMSVDTYYYKLAYEMGIQRLHDWMVRFGFGEETGIDLPHEKAGIMPSPQWKKDTYNKDWLPGETISVSIGQGYFLATPLQVANATAMTANKGHHITPHLLKRSEGAAQVEVIEKPDGKIDYNGQDSDWVRMQDAMEDTVKRGTARGIYTDRYRIAGKTGTAQVKSIAQGKSYDKSALDKRHWDHAWFNGFAPVENPEIALAVLVENGGGGSAVAAPIGRALFDYWVLQRNQNPILPPNADQLKVIKRQKALEKAKRDAIRDQQAALKEQAQSTTAPSHE
- the rplM gene encoding 50S ribosomal protein L13 is translated as MKTLSAKPAEVTHDWYVVDADGKTLGRLASQIAHRLRGKHKASFTPHVDTGDYIVVINAEKIAVTGKKAQDKKYYRHSGYPGGIKETNFTKLIAHKPEDVLHKAVKGMLPKGPLGYAMIKKLKLYAGTEHPHEAQQPKELDI
- the rsmD gene encoding 16S rRNA (guanine(966)-N(2))-methyltransferase RsmD encodes the protein MAKRSPARQRKPKAAAKNKNSAVGNVRIIGGQFKRRVVSFIDAEGLRPTPDRLRETLFNWLLNDLHGARVLDSCAGSGVLGFEALSRGAAHCTFIEANQAQSQMLRKSAEQLSLDSASYQVLYGPAEQVLDQLNPFNQSSEHEISSVNNSTGNPTFDIVFIDPPYAADLWQPILTALLRAELIDNTTLIYIEADKDLTEHLQQWVVSMETVLTVQKPNGFECIKQTKVGQVVAGLYQLSP
- the rpsI gene encoding 30S ribosomal protein S9, giving the protein MERNYGTGRRKTSTARVFLSKGTGSIVVNGKPLDEYFSRETSRMVVRQPLELLDSTNDYDLYVTVAGGGISGQAGAIRHGITRALIEADETLKPALKAAGFVTRDPRKVERKKVGLRKARKRPQFSKR